The genomic segment AATTAAAGTAGGGGCAAAATTTAATATTACTTTTATTCCACAATCTATTAACTGATCAGCTACCCCTTGAGCTGCCTGGGCAGGCACTGCAATTATTGCCATCTTTATATTTAACTCTTTAACCACTTTAGAAAGATCTTCCATGGGATGAACTACTAAATTGCCGATTTTTTGTCCTACTTTTGCTGGATGTCCATCGAAAATGGCCACAATTTTTGTACTGGTATTTTGATACCTGTTATATTGACAAAGGGCAGCCCCTAAATTACCAACTCCCACCAAAGCTATATTTATTTGTTTATCTAGTCCTAAAATAGAAATTAACTTTTCAGCAAGTTCTGTAACCCTATATCCCATACCCTTTACACCAAAATCACCAAAAATAGATAAATCCTTTCTAATCTGAGCAGGATTTAGATTTAAATCTTCACCCATTTGTTGTGATGATACTGTATCAATATCCCTTTCCATAAGTTGCTGTAAATACCGTAAATATATAGGTAATCTTTTTATTACCACATCTGGTATTTTATGAATTTTAGTCATCTAACTTCCCCCTTAAATCACTTATTAAATTTATTAATTATTTAGATTATAGAAAGAATCCTTTGATTAAATAGTACCATATTTCCTTAGATATTGTAAATATTTTACCATGAAATATATAAAGAATGTGAAAAAAATATCATTTGTTTTTCGTATTGCGATATAAAAACTTTATAGCAACAAAAAAATAAGAGGCCTATAGGGCCCCTTATTTAAAGTTTTTCAATCCGTACAGCACAGGATTTTAGTTCTGGAGTTTTAGAGATAGGGTCTAAGGCTGGGTTTGTTAAAAAGTTTACTGCTGATTCAGCGAAGTGGAAGGTCATAAATACTACTTTAGGTGCTACTTTTTCGGTAAGTTGAACTTTAGTAGTTATTTCTCCCCTTCTAGATATAACCTTAACTGTTTCCCCATCTTCTATACCTAACTCTTTTGCAGTAATTGGGTTAATTTCTAATAATTCTTGGTCTTTATAAGCTTTTAAACCTTTCGCCCTTCTAGTCATTGAACCTGAATGGTAGTGATACAAGTTACGTCCTGTTGTAAGGATTAGTGGATATTCTTCATCAGGTAATTCTTGGGAATCTCTATGCTCTACTGGAATAAATTTACCTTTACCTATTGGGAAGGTATCTTTATGAAGGGTAGGAGTACCTGGGTGGTCTAATGTTGGACATGGCCAATGTAAACCAACTTTGTCAATTCTTTCATAGTTGATTCCACCAT from the Anaerobranca californiensis DSM 14826 genome contains:
- a CDS encoding redox-sensing transcriptional repressor Rex, with product MTKIHKIPDVVIKRLPIYLRYLQQLMERDIDTVSSQQMGEDLNLNPAQIRKDLSIFGDFGVKGMGYRVTELAEKLISILGLDKQINIALVGVGNLGAALCQYNRYQNTSTKIVAIFDGHPAKVGQKIGNLVVHPMEDLSKVVKELNIKMAIIAVPAQAAQGVADQLIDCGIKVILNFAPTLIQVPPGIKVQNADVTTELQSLAYYL